A stretch of the Streptomyces sp. WMMB303 genome encodes the following:
- a CDS encoding DNA topoisomerase IV subunit B, producing MTADMSVPSTALLTGADREGGSNYTARHLLVLEGLEAVRKRPGMYIGSTDSRGLMHCLWEIIDNSVDEALGGYCDRIGVTLYDDGSVEVSDNGRGIPVDVEPKTGLSGVEVVMTKLHAGGKFGGGAYAASGGLHGVGASVVNALSSRLDVEVDLHGRTHSISFRRGVPGIFTESGPDAPFDPSSGLLKGKKVPKNRTGTRVRYWGDRQIFLKDAKLSLETLHARARQTAFLVPGLTIVVRDERRLEDEGVAEETFHYDGGISEFCEYLAPDRAVCDGLRLQGKGTFKETVPVLDDRGHMIPTEVQRELGVDIALRWGTGYDTTLKSFVNIIATPKGGTHVSGFERSVTKTVNEALRTHRLLKVADDDVVKDDALEGLTAVVTVRLAEPQFEGQTKEVLGTSAASRIVTQVVAKELKAFLTSSKRDAKAQARAVLEKIAAAARTRVAARQHKEAQRRKTALESSALPAKLADCRADDIDRTELFIVEGDSALGTAKVARNSEFQALLPIRGKILNVQKSSVSDMLKNAECSSIIQVIGAGSGRTFDIDQARYGKVIFLADADVDGAHIRCLLLTLFQRYMRPMVEEGRVFSAVPPLHRIELINPKKGQDKYLYTYSDNELRQTLLELESRKVRYKESIQRYKGLGEMDADQLAETTMDPRHRTLRRINISDLEAAEEAFSLLMGSEVAPRREFISSSASTLDRSRIDV from the coding sequence GTGACCGCCGACATGTCCGTGCCGTCCACCGCACTGCTGACCGGGGCAGACCGCGAGGGCGGTTCCAATTACACAGCGCGGCATCTGCTCGTCCTGGAGGGGCTCGAGGCCGTCCGCAAGCGGCCCGGTATGTACATCGGCTCGACCGACAGTCGCGGCCTGATGCACTGCCTCTGGGAGATCATCGACAACTCGGTCGACGAAGCCCTGGGGGGCTACTGCGACCGCATCGGGGTCACCCTGTACGACGACGGCTCGGTCGAGGTCAGCGACAACGGCCGCGGTATCCCGGTGGACGTGGAGCCCAAGACCGGGCTCTCGGGCGTCGAGGTGGTGATGACCAAGCTGCATGCCGGCGGCAAGTTCGGCGGCGGCGCCTATGCTGCCTCCGGTGGTCTGCACGGGGTGGGAGCCTCGGTCGTCAACGCGCTCTCCTCCCGGCTGGACGTCGAGGTCGACCTCCATGGCAGGACCCACAGCATCAGCTTCCGCCGCGGTGTGCCCGGCATCTTCACCGAGTCCGGGCCCGACGCGCCGTTCGACCCCTCGAGCGGGCTGCTCAAGGGCAAGAAGGTTCCCAAGAACCGCACGGGAACCCGGGTGCGCTACTGGGGGGACCGGCAGATCTTCCTCAAGGACGCCAAGCTGTCGCTGGAGACGCTGCACGCGCGGGCCCGGCAGACGGCCTTCCTGGTGCCCGGACTGACGATCGTGGTGCGGGACGAGCGCCGCCTGGAGGACGAAGGCGTCGCGGAGGAGACGTTCCACTACGATGGCGGCATCAGTGAGTTCTGCGAGTACCTCGCGCCCGACCGGGCGGTCTGCGACGGTCTGCGACTCCAGGGGAAGGGCACGTTCAAGGAGACCGTGCCGGTGCTGGACGACCGCGGGCACATGATCCCCACCGAAGTGCAGCGTGAGCTGGGCGTCGACATCGCGTTGCGCTGGGGGACGGGGTACGACACGACGCTCAAGTCGTTCGTCAACATCATCGCCACCCCCAAGGGCGGCACCCACGTCTCCGGGTTCGAGCGCTCGGTGACCAAGACGGTCAACGAGGCGTTGCGTACGCACCGGTTGCTGAAGGTCGCCGACGACGACGTCGTCAAGGACGACGCGTTGGAGGGGCTGACCGCCGTGGTGACGGTTCGGCTGGCGGAGCCCCAGTTCGAGGGGCAGACCAAGGAGGTGCTGGGTACCTCGGCCGCCTCGCGGATCGTCACGCAAGTCGTGGCCAAGGAGTTGAAGGCGTTCCTGACCTCCTCGAAGCGGGACGCCAAGGCGCAGGCCCGGGCGGTGCTGGAGAAGATCGCCGCCGCGGCCCGTACCCGGGTCGCCGCGCGGCAGCACAAGGAGGCGCAGCGCAGGAAGACCGCGCTGGAGTCCTCCGCGCTGCCGGCCAAGCTGGCCGACTGCCGTGCGGACGACATCGACCGCACCGAGTTGTTCATCGTCGAGGGCGACTCGGCGCTGGGTACGGCCAAGGTGGCGCGCAACTCCGAGTTCCAGGCGCTGCTGCCCATCCGGGGCAAGATTCTCAACGTGCAGAAGTCGTCGGTCTCGGACATGCTCAAGAACGCCGAGTGCTCCTCGATCATCCAGGTGATAGGAGCCGGGTCCGGACGGACCTTCGACATCGACCAGGCCAGGTACGGCAAGGTCATCTTCCTGGCCGACGCGGATGTGGACGGCGCCCATATCCGCTGCCTGCTGCTGACCCTCTTCCAGCGCTACATGCGGCCGATGGTCGAGGAGGGCAGGGTCTTCTCCGCGGTGCCGCCCCTGCACCGCATCGAGTTGATCAACCCGAAGAAGGGGCAGGACAAGTACCTGTACACCTATTCGGACAACGAGCTGCGCCAGACGCTGCTGGAGCTGGAGAGCAGGAAGGTCCGCTACAAGGAGTCCATCCAGCGCTACAAGGGCCTGGGCGAGATGGACGCCGATCAGCTCGCGGAGACCACCATGGACCCGCGCCACCGCACCCTGCGGCGCATCAACATCAGTGACCTGGAAGCCGCCGAAGAGGCGTTCTCCCTGCTGATGGGCAGCGAGGTGGCCCCGCGCCGGGAGTTCATCAGTTCTTCCGCCTCCACCTTGGACCGTTCCCGCATCGACGTCTGA
- a CDS encoding serine protease — translation MAPQSVAQSPAHDTSPGKVVIGGSPVSAEAHPWVVALSSRARFGPRRSGQFCGGALVGPRTAVTAAHCLSREVLGADSSQVDDLRVITGRGDLTATAGKEIAVESSKVNPDYDPTSNRGDIAVLRLASSVSKESVLPLAQEGDPGYRAGTPASVYGWGDTTGRADYATTLHAARVKVLPDADCRRAYPGSVEGTYDPATMMCAGLKQGGKDACQGDSGGPLVARGKLVGLVSWGIGCGQAGRPGVYTRVSAVESVIADHNGAPAPAGS, via the coding sequence ATGGCCCCGCAGTCCGTGGCGCAGTCCCCCGCCCACGACACGAGCCCCGGCAAGGTCGTCATCGGAGGCTCCCCGGTGAGCGCCGAGGCCCACCCCTGGGTGGTGGCGCTCTCCAGCCGGGCCCGCTTCGGGCCGCGGCGCTCGGGGCAGTTCTGCGGGGGAGCGCTGGTCGGGCCGCGCACGGCGGTCACGGCGGCGCACTGCCTCAGCCGCGAGGTGCTGGGGGCCGATTCCTCCCAGGTCGACGACCTGCGCGTGATCACGGGACGCGGGGATCTGACCGCCACGGCGGGCAAGGAGATCGCGGTCGAGTCCTCGAAGGTCAACCCGGACTACGACCCGACGTCCAACAGGGGCGACATCGCGGTGCTGCGCCTGGCGTCCTCCGTGTCGAAGGAGTCCGTCCTCCCGTTGGCCCAGGAAGGTGATCCCGGCTACCGGGCCGGCACCCCGGCCTCGGTCTACGGCTGGGGCGACACCACCGGCCGTGCGGACTACGCGACCACGCTGCACGCCGCACGGGTGAAGGTGCTCCCGGACGCGGACTGCCGACGGGCCTATCCCGGTTCCGTGGAGGGGACCTACGACCCGGCGACCATGATGTGTGCCGGATTGAAGCAGGGCGGCAAGGACGCCTGCCAGGGGGACAGTGGGGGCCCGCTGGTCGCTCGGGGCAAGCTCGTGGGGCTCGTCTCGTGGGGGATCGGCTGCGGTCAGGCAGGGCGTCCGGGCGTCTATACGCGGGTCTCCGCAGTCGAATCCGTCATCGCGGACCACAACGGCGCCCCGGCTCCAGCTGGGAGCTGA